In the genome of Ananas comosus cultivar F153 linkage group 11, ASM154086v1, whole genome shotgun sequence, one region contains:
- the LOC109717870 gene encoding uncharacterized protein LOC109717870: MTMKLHSQEKQKGGLSRALREQRAKLYIIRRCVVMLLCWHD, encoded by the coding sequence ATGACAATGAAGCTACATAGCCAGGAGAAGCAAAAAGGAGGGCTCAGCAGAGCTCTAAGGGAGCAAAGAGCCAAACTATACATTATACGACGCTGCGTCGTGATGCTTCTTTGTTGGCACGATTGA